One Novipirellula artificiosorum DNA segment encodes these proteins:
- a CDS encoding four-carbon acid sugar kinase family protein, translating to MNPVDTILPRQPTFDRLPPERSESLLPTIRRQLGQTNRSIVVLDDDPTGTQTVYDTPVLTGWSIEVLADEFSRGTPLFYVLTNSRALSSVKAIELAGEIGENLVQAAESTGRDFTVISRSDSTLRGHYPDEVNALLEATGKADAVHVIVPYFLQGGRFTIDDIHYVAEGDQLVPAAQTPFAKDAAFGFSHSNLIDWVLEKRGGTMDRSQVVSISLSELRHGSIDRLTERLVCLPSKSVCVVNAVSMSDIESFVLASMRAESLGKQMIYRTAASFVQAYAGLQPKPLLTARDIGMPNAAAGLIVAGSYVPKTTTQLSRLVHDAKGLSTVTLNVRSLLEGDATDIIQATLREVSEHLRAGQNVLLQTSRSLVTGSDAVSSLEIGNRISTAIVQVVAGIDVPLRYLVAKGGITSSDVATQSLEIKRAMVIGQLLPGVPVWRLQPESRFPGLPYIVFPGNVGDENSLLEAYQKLSDER from the coding sequence ATGAATCCTGTTGATACGATACTGCCACGTCAGCCCACGTTCGACCGTTTGCCCCCCGAGCGGTCTGAATCGCTGCTGCCCACGATCCGACGCCAACTTGGCCAGACGAATCGATCGATCGTTGTTTTGGACGACGACCCCACCGGCACGCAAACGGTTTACGACACGCCGGTGCTAACCGGCTGGTCCATCGAGGTCTTGGCCGACGAGTTTTCGCGGGGCACGCCGCTGTTCTATGTGTTGACCAATTCTCGAGCCTTGTCGTCAGTCAAAGCAATCGAGTTAGCGGGCGAAATCGGAGAGAATCTGGTCCAAGCAGCCGAGAGCACCGGGCGCGACTTTACCGTCATCAGCCGAAGTGATTCGACGCTTCGCGGGCACTATCCCGATGAGGTCAACGCCCTGCTTGAGGCAACGGGAAAAGCAGACGCCGTCCATGTGATCGTGCCTTATTTCTTGCAAGGCGGGCGATTCACGATCGATGACATTCACTACGTTGCCGAAGGGGATCAATTGGTGCCAGCCGCACAGACACCCTTCGCAAAAGATGCGGCCTTTGGCTTCTCCCATTCCAACCTGATTGATTGGGTGCTCGAGAAACGCGGCGGCACGATGGATCGATCTCAAGTGGTATCGATCAGCTTGTCCGAACTTCGTCATGGTTCAATCGATCGATTGACGGAGCGACTTGTATGCCTACCGTCCAAGAGCGTCTGTGTTGTCAATGCCGTGTCGATGAGTGATATCGAATCGTTCGTTCTGGCGTCGATGAGGGCCGAATCCCTCGGAAAACAGATGATCTACCGCACCGCAGCCAGCTTTGTTCAGGCCTACGCGGGATTGCAACCGAAGCCACTTTTAACCGCGCGCGACATCGGTATGCCCAATGCTGCAGCCGGACTGATCGTTGCCGGATCCTATGTTCCGAAGACCACAACGCAACTCAGCCGATTGGTCCATGATGCGAAGGGTTTATCCACGGTCACTCTCAACGTCCGCTCTTTGCTCGAAGGTGATGCAACCGACATCATCCAAGCAACCCTCCGAGAAGTGAGCGAGCATCTTCGCGCGGGACAAAACGTGCTGCTGCAAACATCGCGATCGTTGGTCACGGGGTCGGATGCGGTGTCGAGTCTGGAGATTGGCAATCGGATTTCGACGGCAATTGTTCAAGTCGTCGCGGGGATCGACGTTCCGTTGAGGTACTTGGTTGCGAAGGGCGGGATTACATCAAGCGACGTTGCCACGCAGTCGCTCGAAATCAAGCGAGCGATGGTCATCGGACAACTGCTGCCGGGTGTTCCGGTCTGGAGACTACAACCCGAGAGCCGTTTTCCAGGTCTTCCCTACATCGTATTTCCCGGAAACGTTGGCGACGAAAACTCGCTACTTGAAGCCTATCAAAAGTTAAGCGACGAACGCTGA
- a CDS encoding MFS transporter, which produces MPIRILLILGAFLLSVLMWVDRACISAAKGDMAADLGFSDQQMGWVMSAFALGYALFQVPSGKLADRFGPRIVMTSVCLIWSAFTALTGVVRGLYLMIGLRFFFGMGEAGGYPTLTRAFTSWLPMNERGITNSISFSGGRLGAALAMPGVVWLIGTLGGWQQTFWFFGVIGIVFAVLWFLLFRNTPEEHFAVSQRERDYIVERRKPPKTTTESSSVELTEIRFAEMLRSRNLLMLMVQYVAHNFTFFFTVTWFFPYLKESFSLTNEQTGWYAAAPLLCGVVGNWMAGFTVDRLYSRGQWQLSRRLPAAIGFLLAAIGMSLCVNMNSPGLAVACMCIAIFGSDMILSPSWSTCMDIGGSNAGAVSGSMNMVGNLGSFFTALSFPYLHAALGSHKPFFYLAAGLNVLAIFMWFKIRPDQSIQDELRVGAE; this is translated from the coding sequence ATGCCCATTCGCATCCTATTGATTCTCGGCGCGTTTCTTCTCTCGGTCTTGATGTGGGTTGACCGTGCTTGTATTTCGGCTGCCAAGGGAGACATGGCGGCCGATCTCGGGTTTAGTGATCAGCAGATGGGTTGGGTGATGTCCGCGTTTGCACTGGGCTACGCACTTTTTCAGGTTCCCAGTGGCAAACTTGCGGATCGGTTTGGACCTCGGATCGTGATGACGAGCGTTTGCTTGATCTGGTCGGCATTCACGGCGCTGACTGGCGTCGTGCGAGGCCTGTACCTGATGATTGGTTTACGTTTCTTTTTTGGAATGGGAGAAGCTGGAGGCTACCCGACGCTGACTCGCGCGTTCACCTCTTGGCTGCCCATGAACGAACGTGGGATCACCAATTCGATTAGTTTTTCGGGCGGACGATTGGGCGCGGCACTGGCGATGCCCGGAGTGGTGTGGTTGATCGGGACGCTGGGCGGATGGCAGCAGACGTTTTGGTTCTTCGGAGTCATTGGCATCGTCTTCGCCGTGCTGTGGTTTCTTTTGTTTCGCAACACGCCCGAAGAGCATTTTGCGGTCTCCCAGCGTGAACGCGACTACATCGTTGAACGCAGGAAGCCACCCAAGACGACAACGGAATCCTCGTCCGTAGAATTGACCGAGATTCGTTTTGCCGAGATGCTGAGGTCAAGGAACCTGCTGATGCTGATGGTTCAATATGTCGCACACAATTTCACCTTTTTCTTTACGGTGACCTGGTTTTTCCCCTACCTCAAAGAGAGTTTTTCGCTCACCAATGAACAAACCGGTTGGTACGCGGCGGCGCCCCTACTCTGCGGTGTCGTGGGCAACTGGATGGCCGGTTTCACGGTGGACCGACTGTACAGCCGAGGCCAATGGCAGCTTTCGCGACGATTGCCTGCCGCGATTGGTTTCTTGCTGGCCGCGATTGGCATGAGCCTGTGTGTGAACATGAATTCACCGGGGCTCGCGGTCGCGTGCATGTGCATCGCGATTTTCGGCAGTGATATGATCCTGAGCCCCTCTTGGTCAACCTGTATGGACATCGGCGGCAGCAATGCAGGAGCGGTATCCGGATCGATGAACATGGTTGGTAACCTAGGCTCTTTCTTTACGGCACTCTCGTTTCCCTACTTGCACGCTGCTTTGGGTAGCCACAAACCGTTCTTCTACCTTGCGGCTGGCTTGAACGTGCTGGCGATCTTCATGTGGTTTAAGATACGGCCGGATCAGTCGATCCAAGACGAGTTACGTGTGGGGGCAGAGTGA
- a CDS encoding secretin N-terminal domain-containing protein, translating into MPALKNLLCLVLFLTFLLVFADREARAQDAAAQDATAEDATTEEATAEEAAAEEEEAPVANPPIELTGNWNRLVHPEVADELGLDDQQRAQIQSLLSQRSESSASPEVEDKAQRIREIEQQIRDVLTADQWTLFSDRGETKDLRFQFREQPWGDVLQWFASQQGLTLVMNQVPPGHFTYTDTRSYSAAEAIDLLNSVLLTRGFTLVRREKMLTVLQLSNSIPIELVPRVRLEELPSRGKFELISMLFSLGNRPVDAVMKEVQPYLGSFGRAIPLPQSRQLLVVETAGKMETINVLINTVSEPQKPERPKTPEKPPAPVFAAYALGDLDPAVVLQTVKELIGSDRIAVDEKTQLLTAYLTPGQQTAVQSTIEKMQAHVEEAPANVSVAYPLRSTGEEDAIREQVTAIAPRATVSIDKKAARVLITAAPEDQQRLATAFSAMGISALDSEMLVKAFQVGTKQSRTISTALEEMIPSAQVVGNSEFGTVVVRGSEVDIALAEKVIERWRGTDLDSGTALHAFELPRPATTAWLTTVAKVVPQAQIWLDNDARQLILLGSADEKTRLENMLPQLLTALPAPPDRVLKTYPLSATELEQWKQFQSVLTAQLPEVRPILREASEDGSSELVVWATEDHQTRFAELINQVKQSTPEAELKWPKVFDLEKRDPSLFSELLKTRFPGVRVSIDPASKQMTVWAEPETLTKVGELLAQISDQLPVEPDLVLKNYRVEGRTPAELQTLLAPVIASVKSSQSRGSFQPIGTTTVDVATGRLMIMATEQAHQELDFFIQELGKPLPADQELILLAYSLDEAQPSDVKALIDQAVDGVTVIADDRRGQLVVTATLSKHGRIKTLISEVDRPASKYASEEIRAYELTDLQASSVLKTLQSMWPNMSLSADARSNRIVASGNAEDHEAFGMSIERLNMAPSGEEMRVQTYDVPMGDLRTLPTVLNQIAPQAIISTDAINRAIVVWASDEQHQRIGAAIEQLGQTAEGRREIEIYEVAPEKANILRYVVTSLFPTSAVGVDVTSGQLTVLASKEMQEKIAEVLAKTNKANEEGSKLEPRLYDTTESIRTAFTSVLKTTLPNATVITTGSTDPNKLMILASPEDHERAVKLLEKLSAETGPPPESRVQAYELSNTEPTSFQTLLAERHPQAKILGGAGTNRLVIAATEDDHAAITKTMNELELAFGEAGQRDLRVYQIRDDLTQQAVTGATTEVPRARLLPSNDPERIVLLASPTEHAKYEKWLTQLQEQVPEPAPTTSEVYPLEYGDPTGAVRVLQTLLPKVVFAADVRGKSVAATATAEDHETIQAFVKQYDDRQMDDAETKVFVLGEADATALSQAVTQMAPTAMVTPDRRTNRLIVTAPKDVLIKVTEAIESMDSDPDNQKTTKSYELDDGNTYSLSPALQTSFPRATISADYTNNRLIVSASEEEHVEIAKLFESLNSGGDKVTRSYALKTGSATSLRYVLQESFPKATIVGDYTSNSLVVSATEEVQEQIADFVDSMNVGGEKTTKNYQLNSGNATALSYAVRASFPKATISPDSVSNSLIVSANEEDHAQIAQVVEEMNADGKKITKNYTLDTGNAYTMRYAVQASFPKALVGADSASNSLIVAATEEEHVEIAELVKSINSEGKKITKNYALDSGNATTMRYAVQASFPKALVGSDSASNSLIVAATEEEHVEIAELVKSINSEGKKITKNYALDSGNASTMRLAVQASFPKALVGADSASNSLIVAATEEEHVEIAELVKSINSEGKRITKNYALDSGRASTMRLAVQASFPKTLVGSDSDSNSLIVSATEEEHAEIAELVKSINSEAKKITKSYPLDTGKASTMRLAVQASFPKTLVGSDSESNSLIVSATEEEHAEIAELVKSINSEGKRITKNYALETGRASTMRVAVQASFPKTLIGSDSDSNSLIVSATEEEHAEIAELVKSINSEGQRITKSYPLDSGSAASMRSAVQASFPQSTISADSVSNSLIVSATDQDHTQIEAFVNELNMGESKTTQSYVLENGNAATLRLALQPTFPQATIGADTVNDSLIVSATVEEHAEIAALVNQINESPARSAAMEAYPLSKASPEAVVDTLEQAFGRRTNVGVSADEESGTVFVLGLPREQEIAKQLIEQMDRIDPLTRDRRLKAFSLAGIDGDEVADAVQSLFVDARPEVEVRYDYFNEQLVVIATDPQLLLVEETLMQFDPPERELGIFPLTENDPNSVRDAINALFADVPLNDTPTITVDDDRQHLLIRATSQQLDEVRSLLGRLGETVQMEQSGDPGAVRTFNTNSRVRTITVGRDSESLLKQLQQVWPSLRRNPLRVIRSDEQPGAKSQPRELPIEQADASQEVEPAVTLVAMQDPDPAPQPSQSETDFPTEDALPEDPAVLILPGDGQWIIASEDTAALEVLAKLMEVAVAPPITPVAESGNLSVYVLQHGNAEDLEDLLSDLFRQSRTSSSRTRYTSVGSETRIVADTRINALVVQGSRADRGVIEDLLAVLDSPEFIDSLQLATPQLIAVQNTDAGRVETLLRTVYSSQLTRGRNRPQIEIPEGVSQEVASMLEQINAETSGPLLTLSVDQVSNSIVMRAPPELSEEIRGFVEQVDLQAIDNRAGKMRIIRLQGTNADQIERAIELMRGGRTYSYRRGR; encoded by the coding sequence ATGCCTGCTTTGAAAAACCTGCTCTGTCTGGTCTTGTTCCTGACGTTTTTGCTCGTCTTCGCGGACCGAGAAGCTCGTGCTCAGGACGCTGCCGCCCAGGACGCTACCGCGGAGGACGCTACGACGGAGGAAGCTACCGCGGAGGAGGCTGCGGCGGAGGAGGAGGAGGCTCCGGTGGCCAACCCGCCGATCGAACTGACAGGGAATTGGAATCGACTGGTCCATCCCGAGGTTGCCGATGAACTCGGCCTCGATGACCAGCAGCGAGCGCAGATTCAGTCACTTTTGTCCCAACGGTCCGAGAGCTCCGCCTCGCCAGAAGTCGAGGACAAAGCGCAAAGGATCCGCGAGATCGAGCAGCAGATCCGCGACGTCCTGACTGCCGACCAATGGACCCTGTTCTCCGATCGCGGCGAGACCAAGGATTTGCGGTTCCAGTTCCGCGAACAACCTTGGGGAGATGTTTTGCAGTGGTTTGCCAGTCAGCAAGGGCTGACCTTGGTCATGAATCAGGTTCCACCGGGTCATTTCACTTACACCGACACACGTTCTTACAGCGCCGCTGAAGCGATCGATTTGCTCAATAGCGTTCTGCTGACACGCGGCTTCACGCTGGTTCGGCGCGAAAAAATGTTGACGGTCTTACAACTCTCCAATTCCATTCCCATCGAATTGGTACCGCGTGTCAGGCTTGAAGAGTTGCCGAGCCGAGGCAAGTTCGAGTTGATCAGCATGCTGTTTTCGCTTGGCAACCGTCCGGTGGATGCGGTGATGAAGGAAGTCCAACCCTATTTGGGTTCTTTCGGCCGCGCGATACCGCTTCCCCAAAGCAGGCAGTTGCTTGTTGTCGAAACCGCCGGCAAGATGGAAACCATCAACGTCTTGATCAATACAGTTTCCGAACCGCAAAAGCCCGAACGCCCCAAGACACCAGAAAAGCCACCCGCGCCGGTCTTCGCTGCCTACGCCTTGGGAGACCTCGATCCCGCTGTGGTGCTGCAGACGGTTAAGGAACTGATCGGCAGCGATCGCATTGCCGTTGATGAAAAGACACAGTTGTTAACCGCCTACTTGACGCCAGGTCAGCAAACGGCTGTTCAATCCACCATCGAGAAAATGCAGGCCCATGTGGAGGAAGCGCCGGCGAATGTCTCCGTTGCCTATCCTCTACGCAGTACTGGCGAAGAAGACGCGATTCGAGAACAGGTGACCGCGATCGCGCCTCGCGCCACCGTCAGTATCGACAAAAAGGCTGCCCGAGTCTTGATCACTGCCGCACCGGAGGATCAGCAACGGTTAGCCACCGCATTTTCAGCCATGGGTATTTCAGCGTTGGACTCCGAAATGCTCGTCAAAGCATTTCAAGTCGGCACGAAACAGTCTCGGACCATTTCCACTGCGCTTGAAGAAATGATCCCTTCGGCGCAAGTGGTCGGCAATAGTGAATTCGGGACGGTCGTCGTCCGCGGGAGTGAAGTCGACATCGCGTTGGCGGAAAAGGTGATCGAGCGATGGCGAGGCACGGATCTGGACAGCGGCACCGCACTGCATGCGTTCGAGTTACCACGCCCCGCCACCACCGCGTGGCTGACCACGGTCGCGAAGGTTGTGCCCCAGGCGCAAATTTGGCTCGACAACGACGCGAGGCAATTGATCTTGCTGGGCAGCGCCGATGAAAAGACCCGACTCGAAAACATGTTGCCCCAATTGCTCACCGCGCTGCCTGCACCGCCCGATCGCGTGCTCAAGACGTACCCCTTGTCGGCAACGGAACTGGAACAGTGGAAACAATTTCAATCCGTTTTGACCGCGCAATTGCCGGAAGTACGGCCGATTCTTCGCGAAGCAAGCGAAGACGGATCCTCTGAATTGGTGGTTTGGGCAACCGAGGACCACCAGACTCGCTTTGCCGAGTTGATCAACCAAGTCAAACAATCGACCCCGGAAGCGGAGTTGAAATGGCCGAAGGTATTTGACCTTGAAAAACGCGACCCAAGTTTGTTCAGCGAGTTGTTGAAGACTCGATTCCCAGGCGTACGCGTCTCGATCGATCCAGCGTCCAAGCAAATGACCGTCTGGGCCGAACCGGAAACACTTACGAAGGTCGGTGAACTGTTGGCCCAGATTTCGGACCAATTGCCGGTCGAGCCCGATCTGGTTCTGAAGAACTATCGCGTGGAAGGCCGAACGCCCGCGGAACTTCAAACATTGCTCGCTCCCGTGATCGCGTCAGTGAAGTCGTCGCAAAGCCGCGGCTCGTTTCAACCGATCGGCACGACCACGGTTGATGTGGCGACAGGCCGGTTGATGATCATGGCAACCGAGCAAGCTCATCAGGAACTTGATTTTTTTATCCAAGAGCTTGGGAAGCCGCTTCCCGCCGACCAAGAGTTGATCCTGCTCGCCTACAGCCTCGACGAAGCTCAACCGAGCGATGTCAAGGCATTGATCGACCAAGCCGTCGATGGTGTCACCGTGATCGCCGACGACCGACGAGGGCAATTGGTGGTGACGGCGACGTTGTCAAAACATGGCCGCATCAAGACACTCATCAGCGAAGTCGATCGGCCGGCGTCAAAGTACGCCAGTGAAGAGATTCGCGCTTACGAGCTAACCGATCTGCAGGCCTCGTCCGTTTTAAAGACGCTTCAGTCGATGTGGCCGAACATGAGTTTGAGCGCCGATGCGAGGAGCAATCGGATCGTTGCCTCTGGAAATGCCGAGGACCACGAAGCGTTCGGGATGTCAATCGAGCGTCTGAATATGGCTCCCTCAGGCGAAGAAATGCGAGTGCAAACTTACGACGTGCCAATGGGCGATTTGCGGACGCTGCCCACCGTCCTCAATCAAATTGCTCCGCAAGCGATCATCAGCACCGATGCAATCAATCGAGCCATTGTCGTATGGGCTAGCGACGAACAACATCAACGAATTGGTGCGGCCATCGAACAGTTGGGCCAGACCGCCGAGGGGCGTCGAGAGATTGAGATCTACGAAGTTGCACCCGAAAAAGCCAATATCTTGAGGTACGTTGTGACGTCGCTTTTCCCCACCTCCGCGGTCGGCGTCGACGTAACCAGCGGGCAGTTGACGGTGCTTGCCTCGAAGGAGATGCAGGAAAAGATCGCGGAGGTATTGGCAAAAACGAATAAGGCAAACGAAGAGGGCTCGAAACTCGAACCTCGACTGTACGACACGACCGAGTCGATTCGCACCGCATTTACGAGCGTTCTGAAGACAACGCTGCCCAATGCGACGGTCATCACCACCGGTTCGACCGACCCAAACAAGCTGATGATTCTGGCATCACCCGAAGATCATGAACGGGCCGTGAAACTACTTGAAAAATTGTCCGCCGAAACGGGACCACCGCCTGAAAGCCGAGTCCAAGCCTATGAACTCAGTAACACAGAGCCGACCTCGTTCCAAACCTTGTTGGCAGAGCGACACCCCCAAGCCAAGATTCTCGGGGGAGCAGGCACAAACCGATTGGTGATCGCAGCGACGGAAGACGACCACGCTGCGATTACCAAGACGATGAACGAGTTGGAACTTGCCTTTGGTGAAGCCGGGCAGCGAGATTTGCGAGTCTACCAAATTCGTGACGATTTGACTCAGCAGGCAGTCACCGGCGCCACCACCGAGGTGCCTCGTGCACGCTTGTTGCCCAGTAACGATCCGGAACGCATTGTTTTGTTGGCTTCCCCTACCGAACATGCAAAATACGAGAAGTGGCTCACGCAGTTACAGGAACAAGTGCCGGAGCCTGCGCCAACCACATCGGAAGTCTATCCGCTTGAATACGGTGATCCGACTGGAGCGGTTCGTGTATTGCAAACGTTGTTGCCCAAGGTGGTTTTTGCAGCGGATGTGCGTGGGAAATCGGTTGCAGCGACGGCAACAGCCGAGGATCACGAGACGATCCAAGCCTTTGTCAAGCAGTACGATGATCGCCAAATGGATGACGCCGAGACCAAAGTCTTTGTGCTCGGAGAGGCGGATGCCACGGCACTTTCCCAAGCGGTCACGCAAATGGCTCCGACCGCAATGGTGACTCCCGACCGACGAACCAACCGCTTGATCGTGACGGCGCCAAAGGACGTCCTGATCAAAGTGACCGAAGCCATCGAAAGCATGGATTCGGACCCCGACAATCAAAAGACCACGAAAAGCTACGAATTGGACGACGGCAATACCTACTCACTCAGCCCGGCACTACAAACCTCGTTCCCGCGTGCGACGATCTCGGCCGACTACACGAACAACCGTTTGATCGTTTCGGCATCGGAAGAGGAACATGTCGAGATCGCAAAGTTGTTCGAATCGTTGAATTCGGGGGGCGACAAAGTTACACGCAGCTACGCTCTGAAGACTGGCAGTGCAACCTCCTTGCGTTACGTTTTGCAAGAATCGTTTCCGAAGGCGACCATTGTCGGTGATTACACCAGCAATAGCTTGGTCGTCTCGGCGACCGAGGAGGTTCAAGAACAAATCGCCGATTTTGTTGACTCCATGAATGTTGGCGGTGAGAAGACGACAAAGAACTATCAACTCAATTCAGGTAACGCCACTGCACTTAGCTATGCCGTGCGTGCCAGTTTTCCGAAGGCAACCATCTCACCCGATTCGGTCAGCAATAGCTTGATTGTTTCTGCGAATGAAGAGGACCACGCTCAGATAGCGCAAGTGGTCGAAGAGATGAACGCGGATGGAAAAAAGATCACCAAGAACTATACCTTGGACACCGGCAATGCCTACACGATGCGGTATGCCGTGCAGGCAAGCTTCCCCAAAGCGTTAGTCGGTGCCGATTCGGCCAGTAACAGCTTAATCGTGGCAGCAACGGAAGAGGAACATGTGGAAATCGCCGAACTGGTCAAGTCGATCAACTCGGAAGGCAAAAAGATCACGAAGAACTATGCCTTAGACTCCGGCAATGCCACCACGATGCGATATGCGGTGCAGGCAAGTTTCCCCAAAGCCTTGGTCGGCTCCGATTCAGCCAGCAACAGCTTGATTGTGGCAGCAACGGAAGAGGAACATGTGGAAATCGCCGAACTGGTCAAGTCGATCAACTCGGAAGGCAAAAAGATCACGAAGAACTATGCCTTGGACTCCGGCAACGCCAGTACCATGCGATTGGCGGTACAGGCAAGTTTCCCCAAAGCCTTGGTCGGTGCCGATTCAGCCAGCAACAGCTTGATTGTGGCAGCAACGGAAGAGGAACATGTGGAAATCGCCGAACTGGTCAAGTCGATCAACTCCGAAGGCAAAAGGATCACCAAGAACTATGCCTTGGACTCTGGCAGAGCCAGCACCATGCGATTGGCGGTGCAAGCGAGTTTTCCCAAAACGTTAGTCGGTTCGGATTCGGACAGCAACAGCTTGATTGTTTCGGCAACCGAAGAGGAACATGCGGAGATCGCCGAGCTCGTCAAGTCGATCAACTCCGAAGCTAAAAAGATCACCAAGAGCTATCCCTTAGACACCGGCAAAGCCAGTACCATGCGTTTAGCGGTGCAAGCAAGTTTTCCCAAAACGTTGGTCGGTTCGGATTCAGAGAGCAACAGCTTGATCGTTTCCGCGACCGAAGAGGAACATGCGGAGATCGCCGAACTCGTCAAGTCGATCAACTCCGAAGGCAAGCGGATCACTAAGAACTATGCCTTAGAAACCGGCAGAGCCAGTACCATGCGAGTGGCGGTGCAAGCGAGTTTTCCCAAAACGTTGATCGGCTCGGATTCAGACAGCAACAGCTTGATCGTTTCCGCGACCGAAGAGGAACATGCGGAAATCGCTGAACTGGTCAAGTCGATCAACTCCGAGGGGCAAAGAATCACCAAGAGCTATCCGCTCGACAGCGGCAGCGCGGCGTCCATGCGATCGGCCGTGCAAGCCAGCTTTCCGCAGTCGACGATCTCCGCTGACTCGGTGAGCAACAGTTTGATTGTTTCGGCCACGGATCAGGATCATACGCAGATCGAAGCGTTTGTGAACGAATTGAATATGGGAGAATCAAAAACGACCCAAAGCTACGTCCTCGAAAACGGCAACGCCGCGACCTTGCGACTCGCCCTTCAGCCGACGTTTCCGCAGGCGACGATCGGGGCCGACACGGTCAACGACAGTTTGATCGTATCCGCGACCGTAGAAGAACATGCGGAGATCGCTGCATTGGTCAATCAGATCAATGAATCGCCCGCTCGATCGGCTGCCATGGAGGCCTATCCGTTGTCAAAGGCAAGTCCCGAAGCCGTGGTCGACACGCTGGAGCAGGCCTTCGGGCGGCGAACCAACGTGGGCGTAAGCGCCGATGAGGAAAGCGGGACCGTGTTTGTCCTGGGGTTGCCGCGCGAACAGGAAATTGCCAAGCAGTTGATCGAGCAGATGGATCGGATCGACCCGCTCACACGTGATCGACGGTTGAAGGCCTTTTCGCTGGCAGGGATCGATGGTGACGAAGTCGCCGACGCGGTTCAAAGTTTGTTCGTTGACGCGAGACCGGAGGTCGAAGTGCGATACGATTATTTCAACGAGCAACTTGTGGTGATTGCGACGGATCCGCAATTGTTGTTGGTTGAAGAAACCTTGATGCAATTCGATCCACCGGAACGAGAGCTCGGTATTTTTCCGCTCACAGAAAATGACCCCAATTCCGTTCGGGATGCCATCAACGCACTATTTGCGGATGTGCCGCTTAACGACACACCGACCATTACCGTGGACGACGATCGTCAACATTTGCTGATTCGAGCAACGTCGCAGCAGCTTGATGAAGTACGCTCGCTACTTGGCCGGCTCGGTGAAACCGTGCAGATGGAGCAGAGTGGTGACCCTGGGGCAGTTCGAACCTTCAACACGAATTCACGCGTTCGTACGATTACCGTAGGACGTGATTCCGAGTCGTTGTTAAAACAGTTGCAACAGGTATGGCCGAGTCTTCGTCGCAATCCGCTTCGTGTGATTCGCTCCGACGAGCAACCCGGCGCGAAGTCGCAGCCAAGGGAATTGCCGATCGAGCAGGCCGACGCAAGTCAGGAGGTCGAACCCGCCGTGACCCTCGTCGCGATGCAAGATCCGGATCCAGCACCGCAGCCGTCGCAATCGGAAACCGACTTTCCGACGGAAGACGCGCTTCCTGAGGATCCCGCGGTTTTGATCCTTCCCGGCGACGGCCAGTGGATTATCGCATCCGAAGATACCGCGGCGCTGGAAGTGCTGGCCAAGTTGATGGAGGTAGCCGTTGCTCCACCCATCACCCCTGTGGCCGAGAGTGGGAATTTGTCGGTTTATGTCTTACAGCATGGGAACGCGGAAGATCTCGAGGATTTGCTTTCCGATCTGTTTCGCCAGAGCCGCACTTCGAGCAGTCGAACTCGATACACTTCGGTCGGCTCCGAGACTCGGATTGTCGCCGACACACGAATCAACGCATTGGTTGTGCAAGGATCGCGGGCCGACCGTGGAGTGATCGAAGACTTGTTGGCCGTCCTGGATTCGCCCGAGTTTATTGACTCGCTTCAATTGGCAACGCCGCAGTTGATCGCGGTGCAGAACACCGACGCCGGGCGCGTCGAAACGTTGCTACGCACGGTGTACAGCAGTCAACTGACTCGCGGGCGCAACCGGCCCCAAATTGAGATCCCCGAGGGGGTTTCTCAAGAAGTCGCATCGATGCTCGAGCAAATCAATGCCGAGACATCGGGGCCGCTATTGACCCTAAGTGTCGACCAAGTCAGCAATTCGATCGTGATGCGGGCGCCGCCGGAGTTATCGGAGGAAATCCGAGGCTTTGTCGAGCAGGTGGATCTGCAAGCGATTGACAATCGAGCGGGAAAGATGCGAATCATCCGTCTGCAGGGGACAAACGCGGACCAAATCGAGCGGGCGATCGAGCTCATGAGAGGAGGACGCACGTACAGTTATCGTCGGGGTCGCTAA